The following is a genomic window from Falco peregrinus isolate bFalPer1 chromosome Z, bFalPer1.pri, whole genome shotgun sequence.
AGGTGCAGCTACTGGGGAAACCAGGATGAGTAAGGTGAGTGAGTCTTGGCACCAGCATGCTAAGGACTGCAGGTCACAGCCCACAtgcctggtgctgcctgctggggatCCAAAGCAGTTGCATCTCCCCCAGCCACCAAGGGGAAGTGCTGGGAGTAAGGGTGTTAACAAACTTCAAGGTGGTCTAGCTGCCAAGTAGGAGTCCCTGGGTCCAGGCAGGGTATCAGGCACAGGCCTGTGCTGGTATTTGGTGAGATCTGTGGGTGTGGAGTGCCCGTTGGCTAAATGTGTCAGTGAACATGTGTGTTTTGCTTGTGAGCAGAAAGCTGGACCAGCTGTTGTGTAGGACTAAGAGGGCTCAGGATATGGGGCAGGGTTATCAGCTGGACAGAAGGGCTGTGCTGGTACTCAGGGGATCTGTGAACCCAAGTGTGCTTTCACTACTGAACTTCAATCCTTATTGGCTGTAGAGGAGAAAAGGGACATGGCTGGCTGCACTCACGTTTTATGCAAATTGTGGTGGTACTACATAGATGTGCTACAGAACGCAGCACCTTGTCTGTGACAGTCTGCAGAGCTGGCcacatgtcttttttttttttttttttttttttgcgcaTATGGGTATGTGTCTCTTGCAAATATGCGCTAGTACAGATCAGTAAGGAGAGCTTTTTTTCCTAGTAACTGTTTAtgctttatttgctttcctaaaaGCTACTTATCATTTGTTCGCCAAACTGACCACAGGGCTACTCCAGCCTTCTGATGGATTCCTCCGTACCCTCGGAGCCAATGCCAAGCTCCTTCCTGGTGGTGACTCACGGGCTCCGCCATAGCCTAGGGCAGCCCCCGGGCCAGGAGCTCGCTCTCCAGCTGCCGCTGGGCAGCGACCCGTGCCCCGTAGACGAGGAAGCCCCAGGAAAGGAgcaccacagcagccagcacctgcGGAACAAAGTGCATTGCGCAttggcggcggcggcagcaggtCTGCAGCCCGTTATCCCCCAGGTCCTGGTGCCCGCTGCCCTCACCCGGAGGTacacccagcccagctccccccttcccccagggaGCAAACCCGCCCTCCGCCAGCCCCCCTGGCCGCGCTCCCGGCCCCGGCACGCACCAGGCGGCAGAGCGGACGCGGGTCCCGCCGCTCCGGTGGAGCCATGCCAGCCTCGCCCCCTCCTCGGCCGCCGCtccgcagcgccgccgcccgccggtAAGATGTCGCCACAGCGAGCGGAAGTGACGCCATAAAGCAGCGCCCGCGTTCCGCTCCCGGCAGGCAGCGCggcggcccggcgctgccccgctGCTGGTGGCGGGGGGCAACCGTTCCCCTGGCAACGCCGCTTCCGCCGCCGCGGATGGCAGAACCGTTACGGCGCCTGGTGGAgggcgcccgccgccgccgccgccgcccgcccggggaGGAGCGGCGGGAGCCCGCGGGCTCCGGGCGTTGCCGGACGCGGCGCAGGCTGAGGGCGGACGCGGCCCCAGCCCGTGCGGGGATCGAGGGCCCGGTAGCGGTGAGTGCGGCCgtggggccggggcggcgcAGGGCCCTCCCGGGGGCGAGCTGGCGGCTGCCGGGCCGGCGGCCCGGGGCGCGGCgcaggggagcggggcggggaggcGTCCCGCAGCGTGGGGCAGGTGGTGCCGCACCGGGGCGGCGTGTGGCCCGTCCCCGCCGTGGGTGCGTGCGTGCCCTTGTGGCGTCCCGCGTTTGGGCTTGTGATGGCCGCCGCGGCCGGCCGCGTCCCCGCGCTTGTGCCCCGCGTCCGTGCGTGTCCGCTTGCCAGCCTGACAGGCTTCGTGCCCGGTGTCCCGCAGGTGGCTACGACCTGCGTCTGGGCCTGCTGGGAGGTGGGGTGATGAGTTCTGAAGTAGCACGGTAACTTGTTTACACCGAATTATAATGTCTAACGGTAACGGTGGTACCTAAAATAACTTTAAGATAGATGGATTTATTACTAACCACGCCTGACAGCCTGACTAGACACAAAGGCAGCGTGTACCTGAGGATGAATGTAGGAATGACACCTGGTGGCTCCTGCTTCAGtcataaaaccaaacaataatTTAGGCTGGAAGACATCCCTGGGGGTTCTCTAGTCCAGCAAGCCAAGTGTGGTCCAGCATGAGTGCGCAGCAAAACAGGGGCAGCGGGTGCAGGAACGGGACAGGTCCAGCAGAACTTGGAAACTGGTAGTTTAGTTCAAGTGCAGTTACTTGTTTTTACTTTGGTTCCTAAAGGACAGAATTAACAGTTCTCTTATTTTTCATATGTGAAAACTGGTCTCTTTTGGAAGTATGTTTTGGAGGGTACCATGTTAATTATAAACTACTGACCACATCAAAGCAGTTATTTATGAGTGGGGATGAAGAGAGAGTCCTGCCTGTTGTTACCTTCGTATGCGCCAGTGTGATTCAAGCTCTGTTTAAAACTTGCAACACTGAAGAACTAGATCTCAGTGTGAAGAGAAGCCAAGCAAGGTAGTTAGGTCGTGCTGCCTCTTTGTTTGGTGTTCTGTCAGTGCTGATGCTGGGTTTTGCAACCAGAAAGGTGACTGTTCTGGGTTTCAGTGTCTTGTCTGAGACTAGAATAgtcttttgtctctttcttctgTAGAACATGACTTCAGCAGATAAGGATTTTTCAGAAGAGAGCGGCTTTTCACCAAAAGCCAGCACCAGCAAGCTGCCAACAGATGCGTCTCCTGACTCTAAATGCCCCATCTGCTTGGATACATTTGACAATGTTGCATATTTAGATCGCTGCTTGCATAGGTTCTGTTTCCGCTGTGTCCAGGAGTGgtcaaaaaacaaagcagagtgCCCCCTCTGCAAGCaaccctttttttccattttccatacAATTCGTGCTGAAGATGACTTTAAAGAGTACATACTCAGCCCTTCAGAAAATAACTCTTTTGCCAGCCCTGATGGCCAGAGATTTCGTTACCGTACCACCATGACAGGGGAACGCCGCACTGGCGGTTCTGCTTTCCGAAGGACACTGTCCCCTCCAGATAATGGGATATTGTTTGAAGGATTGTCAAGTGAACCAGTGCGGCAGAGAGATGGAGAGATTCAGCAGATGATAAGGAGGCTGGCCTCAAGGAGGCAGGCTAGTGCAGAGGGCAGATCTATGCGGCAGATTGAGGAGGAGGACATGATCAACTTCCGCAGAGCTCTGTACCGTACTGGTGTGCGTATTCGTAGTATTCAGGATGGTGGCCGCTATCGAGACATTTCAGCAGAGTTTTTCCGCCGCAACCCTGCTTGCCTTCACAGGCTGGTTCCTTGGTTGAAGCGAGAACTTacagtcctttttggtgccCATGGATCTTTGGTTAATATTGTACAGCACATTATCATGAGTAATGTGACTAGGTATGATCTGGAAAGTCAGGCCTTTGCTGACGACTTAAAGCCATTTTTGCTGAATCGGACTGAACACTTCTTACATGAATTCATCAGTTTTGCCCGTTGTCCTTTTAACTTAGAAGCATACGATCAACATGCCAATTATGACTGTCCTGCACCATCATATGATGAAGGAAGCCACTCAGACTCATCAATTATTACAATATCTCCAGATATGGCATATTCTCAAGGGCCAGATAATAATTTGTCTGCTGTGACTGGTCTTGGTCAGGCCCCCTGGGATGATGAAACTCCGGGGCCTTCCTATTCCATTTCAGAAGAGGTTCGTGCAACCATGGCTTCTCCTCTGGAGATGTCAGAAAGTTCTGATGGGGACTCTGCTACAAAGAATCGAGGAACCAAACTGCAAACTCAGTTACAAGCTAACGCTGACTCAAATAATAGTGACTCTTCCTCAGACAATTGTGTTATTGTTCGGTATGTTAAGCCATTAGCTGAGAGGACACCAGAAGTGGTCGAGCTGTCCTCGGACTCTGAGGAATCTAtcagggaagagaagagggaagatGTGAAGAAACAGCAGCCAATCCAGTGTGGCAGCTGGAGTGATAGTGAACCAAGCAGGAGTTTCTCACCATGTTCCCCCACATATAAGGAGGGTATCGGTAGTGGCAGAAGCTGTTTATCTCCTGCAGTTGAGAAGACAGAGTCAAAAGATGTTGACAACAAATACAAGGTAAAAGATCTGTCTCCACAGAACTTAAgctggagcccctctccagGGAGTGACACAGTATGCTCCCCTTGGAATCACAGATGGTCCAGAAAGAGGAAGTCCAGGAGCCCACAATCGTGTTCACGGAACAATCGAGGTAGTCATGACCATCAGTCTAGGAGGGAGCGTCGTAGCAAAAGCCAATCTAAACGGAAACGATCAAGAAGCAGAGATAGTAGCAAACACAGgagcaaaagaagcagcaggaggtCAAGGGCTCATGACACCAGAATCTCTCTAAAAAGCCAGAGAGACTCCCTAAGTCGTGAGAGCACGCCATCCAGAGAAGCAAGCAGATCACGATCACGTAGCAAAGGCCACAGCAAAAGGAGATCAAGAAGCAGAGACAGTGATCGTTATTATGTAAGACACAATTATAAAAGTAGATACCAGTGGAGTTATGCTTTCTGTAGTCGAAAGACACTTGGTGATGGCTATGAGTCCTCCAGCAGGAGGAGGACTCAGTCTAATAACCTCTACTCAAGGCAATCTTCTAGTCCAGAATACAGGATACGATCATTTATTGAAAAGAGAGATCCACATACCCAGAGGGGACTCCATGAGAGACACTACTACTGTTATGAAAGATGCAGGTCAAGGAGTCGATCAAGCAACAGGTCAAGGACTCCTTCTGGAGGAACTGACAGAATGAAAAGTGAAAAGCCTGGTGGAAAAAGGAAGTACAAAACTCGCCACCTGGAGAATGCATTCGTGGAGAGCACAAGtctagaaagagaaaatgaccCTAAGAAAACTTTCTCAAAATTCAGTGACTGTTACAAAAATGAAGATAGCCTTTCAGACAATCGAGGAAGCAGCGAGACAaagcataagaaaaagaaaaaaaagatgaggagTCCAAGTGTGGAGATAGTCtatgaaggaaaagcaacacacacaagacatcttaaaaagaaaaagaaaaagcataagaAGAAACACCGAAAACATCACATGAGTAACACGGCACATTCTTCTCCAGTAGTGATTACAATTGATAGTGATAGTAGCAAGGAGCCAGAAAGTACTGAATGTGACAGCAGTGTTACCTGGACCGGCACAACTCAGATAAATGAGAGGGAAAACGagtctccatcttcttttctgGGAAGGACAGGATGTGAAGATATTTACAGAGTTGGTGAGGGAACTGGAGGAGCAGCCAAAAAATGCAGTATTCCTACCAGaaggggaggtttagatggtgacattaaaaatgctgatgttGAACTTCGAGACACAGTAGCTGATCAGAATCTTACGATAGTGGATACCAGCAGTAACACTCCTCACAGGGAAACTGTAACCAGCTACTTTCAagaagcaccagcagcaccttcTGGTCAGCTGCCTTCCCCTAGGACTTCCTTCCTAGAGCGTCCAGAGAGACAACCATTGATACTAAGACTGCCAAAGAGACTTGTCAACAGATCCTCTTGGTTtgattttccaaaagaaaaaatgtagcaCACTTTCCATGGAACACTTCTTAAAATTGTGaagttgttttaatttcttttttaaccttgAGAACAAAAATACCTGATGTCGTTCCTGTATTGTAGAATATGTCTGGGAAATGTGTAAAACTTACAAATCTGTATGCACTTTTAAGTCAAAGAAGATAGAATATGGATAGTACATTAGATAAGTCTTAAAGTTTCTAAGAAGAATATTTGCaagttttaatttcataaaGCCATCCTGTATTCTTGTAGTAGGTAAAATATATCCACAGAGTATTtcaaagttttgtttaaaacaaacaacaaaaaaggagcCCAAACCAAAAGCTAGAAAGTGCATTTTATGGGGATTGCTTATCTTAGGAAAAGGTGTTTAGTTcataagaaattatttaggCTGAATTCTGTtgttattttaatctatttGGTTTAAGCTGATCTCTGGTGAAATCCAGCGATTTCTATAAAGATCTTCAAAAGGACTTCCAGTAATGTGAAAGTGTGCTATGTCAAAATCTGAATAAAGCAATAAGACTGTTTTCTAAATGAATTCGTAAGTGTGGACACTGTACCTTGTGGACTGTGtacttttcaaacagaaaatttatCTTTCAGTTTTGGGTGTCTTACCAGTACAGACCATTGTTGTTTGTGCTGTCAGGAGTACTCCCGGTTGAAAAGGACATCTGGAGGTAATCAGGTCCCAGCCTTCACTGAAAGCAGGAACAACTTTGCTCAGGTTACTGTGATCACTGAACTGACCTGTTCAGTTTTGAGTTTTCCCAAAGCTGGATGGCGTCTCTGTGCTACCTCTTCTAATGTTTGTGTATTCCCGggggaaacatttcttttccgAATGTCTTTCTGTTGTTGCAGTCTGTGTCTTCTACCTTGCATCCTATTGCTGTGCAGCTCTTGAGGGgcctgttttcctcttctgtatGGTGTACCACTAAATACTTGAAgacatttgttttctctgtagcTTTGTCAGTAGAACAGCTCCTCCTGACTTCCTTGCTTTAGACAACATTTACTCAGCTCAGCTCATACTAGATGTCCTGCTGCATGTATGTGCAAGGCACAGGGCTGAGGCAAGGTCTTGTTCTCCAGATCTGGGCCTTCGCTGCGTGCACAGCAGTAGCTCTCAGGGCAGAACCAGGAAGTTGTCTTTGGTCTCTCCTGTATTACTGCCTCTGTCTGCTGGGTTTGGCCTTGGCTGGTTGCCTACCAGATACCCACCAAGGTGCTCTGTCACTTCCACTCCTTCACAGGattggggagaaaataagatgggaaAGCTTGTGGAttgaggtaaggacagggaCGTCACTTAATGATTACCATCACAGGCCAAATGGACTCAAGGAcaatgaatttaatttattgtcaaTTAAAAATTGAGTATGatgatgagaaacaaagacaaaactaaaatcaccttcccctcccttcttctcaAGCTTAGCTTCACTCCTCCATTCCTAATTCTTCTacttctcctctccagcagtgcaggggcATAGGGAATGGGAGTTGTTGTCACTCTGTAATACtcatgtctctgctgctcctttcttctTACACTGTGCCTCTGTTCTAGCATGGGTCCTTTCtacagggtgcagtccttcaggaacagactgcttcAGTGTGATccccccacagggtcacaggtcctgccagaaaacctgctcctgtgtgggCTCCTAAACgaaggctgcagctcctgccaggagcctgctcctgTATGGGGACCCCATGGTCTGTAGCTCCatctgctctggtgtggggtcttcaacaggctgcagtgtggatatctgctccCACTGTGGTCCTCCATGGGCCGCAGGGAGACAGCCTGCTTCACCATGGTcttctccaggggctgcaggggaatctgctcTGCTATCTGGAAtgccttctcctctccatcttctctgacctgcagggctgtttctctcttgtttttctcactcccagctccttttcttaaatatgttttcacaaaggcagcaccagcacggctgatgggctcagctgtgtcccACAGTGGGTCTGGTTTGGATCCAGCTGGAACTGTCTCTGTCTGGCATGGGGTTCAGAGGCCACCCGGCAGCActccctgctaccaaaaccttgtaAACCCAGTACGCTCTGGTTTAACAGATGTTGATCCCATGTGTCAGCTGTTAGTTGATTGTGCAGAGATAGTGATGAGCACATCTGACAGCACTGGAGACTCACTATCTAAATCCCAAATCAAGTCAGTTCAGCAAGCTACTGAACATGTGTTGCAGTCTCCTTTGTTACCTGCAGTTGGTGGTGATTTCATAACTGTTCTGGATTAATGAGGTGACATACACACCTTCTAAGGTTTTCCTCACTTCCAAGGGTGCTGTTCTCCCTGGAGCATGGGATATTTTTCGAGAGCTTGTTGAGTCAGTTGCTGCAATGGCAGAGAGATGGAAGGATTCGTATGAGAATGAGTGTTCTCACAGAGGGTCAGGCTGGTGTGGAAGATCAGTCTTTGGGGCTGGTAGGAGAGGAGACCGTTACTGGTGTATACAGAGCTCTGTATTGCCAAGGTCTGTCTGTCCAGTGTTACTGACCACTGATCACAGAACTGGAGGCACGACACCCGAGGGAGGGGAAACTTCTGGTACCCAGACCTGAGCTTCCACCATCAGGGACCTTGCCAGGGTTATGGAGGAGATGCTGTCCTCCTAGACAGCCggtgtgctgctggagggactGAGGTGAGCTTTATAGCTTCCCAAGCatgatggaggaggagggagcaagGCCTGGCCTAGGGTGGGGAGTGGCCACcaccctgcctccccagccctggaagAGGGATTTACACATCCCAGGCAGGAAGCTTGGCATGTTCAGGTAGGTGGCCATGGAACAGGCTATTGTTATTGCAACTACACTTGCCAGGTGaatgatcttaaaaaaaaagttatttcaccACTCTGCATCTTTTTGCCTCCTACATACTTCATTTTCACCTTGGCTATTTGAGTAAAGAGGACAACTGGCCTGAGCGCCCAGCAGCTTccagcaggaaagcaggctgGTGGCCCAGCAGAGCAAAAGGTGTCTGCTTGGATAACCACTCCTGCTTTGGGAACCTCATCCCTCCCGAGCCTCTGTCCTGCCAGCTGAAGACCTGCACACCAGGGTGGGTGTGAGTGGGATTGCACCCAAGGGTGTGCGAGTGTTTCCTCTGGTTTCCCTTGTGCTCTgcacatgctgcttttctgcctccaTCAATTGTTCTTAGTAAGACAGAAGTTCAGGTTGTTTGTATGAGACTAGGTATCCCTCTGGGTGACAGCTGCAGGAAGATGTCCTAGATCCAAGGATCAGGACAGACTAGTGAAAGACTGAAgcaaacatgatttttttcaggacCTCATGCCTGCTTGTGAGAGCCTGCCCATAGAACAGCAGCTGTAGGGAAAGCACTCTTTGGACAGCAATCCCACCaccaggacacagccaggagacCATCGAAGTCAGGTCCCCTGGGGCCTGGGAAAGAGCTGGACAGTTTGCTGTTGCCTGTCTGCACTGCTTTCCCCTCTGGATTGTGGATGTGTGTGTACCCTCCTGCTAATCCCGGAGAGTGTGCTCCACTCCTGAATTTAAATGGGATGCGAAATGTGTGAATGGGACAAGAGCCCCATCACTGAAGCGTTTGTGAGTGCCTCAGTAAAGCCATCAACACATTAACATTCAAAGTCATCACCAGGTCAACCAAAGGCAAGTGCTTCTGGGGGTTGCAGCTGTGTAGCTACAAGTAGGAGCAATGAGTGTCAGAGCTGCAGCCCACCCTTCTACCTATCCCTAGGGAAGACAATAATTAGTTCTGGCTCTCTGAGCAACT
Proteins encoded in this region:
- the TOPORS gene encoding E3 ubiquitin-protein ligase Topors, giving the protein MAEPLRRLVEGARRRRRRPPGEERREPAGSGRCRTRRRLRADAAPARAGIEGPVANMTSADKDFSEESGFSPKASTSKLPTDASPDSKCPICLDTFDNVAYLDRCLHRFCFRCVQEWSKNKAECPLCKQPFFSIFHTIRAEDDFKEYILSPSENNSFASPDGQRFRYRTTMTGERRTGGSAFRRTLSPPDNGILFEGLSSEPVRQRDGEIQQMIRRLASRRQASAEGRSMRQIEEEDMINFRRALYRTGVRIRSIQDGGRYRDISAEFFRRNPACLHRLVPWLKRELTVLFGAHGSLVNIVQHIIMSNVTRYDLESQAFADDLKPFLLNRTEHFLHEFISFARCPFNLEAYDQHANYDCPAPSYDEGSHSDSSIITISPDMAYSQGPDNNLSAVTGLGQAPWDDETPGPSYSISEEVRATMASPLEMSESSDGDSATKNRGTKLQTQLQANADSNNSDSSSDNCVIVRYVKPLAERTPEVVELSSDSEESIREEKREDVKKQQPIQCGSWSDSEPSRSFSPCSPTYKEGIGSGRSCLSPAVEKTESKDVDNKYKVKDLSPQNLSWSPSPGSDTVCSPWNHRWSRKRKSRSPQSCSRNNRGSHDHQSRRERRSKSQSKRKRSRSRDSSKHRSKRSSRRSRAHDTRISLKSQRDSLSRESTPSREASRSRSRSKGHSKRRSRSRDSDRYYVRHNYKSRYQWSYAFCSRKTLGDGYESSSRRRTQSNNLYSRQSSSPEYRIRSFIEKRDPHTQRGLHERHYYCYERCRSRSRSSNRSRTPSGGTDRMKSEKPGGKRKYKTRHLENAFVESTSLERENDPKKTFSKFSDCYKNEDSLSDNRGSSETKHKKKKKKMRSPSVEIVYEGKATHTRHLKKKKKKHKKKHRKHHMSNTAHSSPVVITIDSDSSKEPESTECDSSVTWTGTTQINERENESPSSFLGRTGCEDIYRVGEGTGGAAKKCSIPTRRGGLDGDIKNADVELRDTVADQNLTIVDTSSNTPHRETVTSYFQEAPAAPSGQLPSPRTSFLERPERQPLILRLPKRLVNRSSWFDFPKEKM